A segment of the Vagococcus hydrophili genome:
TTATCCGCTTCTAAAAAAGGTTATCAAGATGCTATCAAAGAGCCTAAAGAAAGTGCCAAAATTCTTCACGAAGCAACGCCTGAGCAAGACTTAGAATTTTTAGAGAAATCGCAAGAATTCTTGTCTAAAAATTATACTTCTGACCCTAACAATTGGGGTGTCATGAAAGAAGAAGTTTGGACAAACTACACTGATTTTATGTTTGAAAACAAATTAATTAATCAAAAAATTGACTCAAACAAATTATTTACTAACGACTTTTTAACGAAGGATAAATAATTATGAACCAAATTATTTGTGAGAATTTAGGCTTAATTTATAAAAATCAATGGGTGTTCAAAGAGTTAAATTTTACGATTAACAAGAATGAATTTATTTCAATTGTTGGTCCTAGCGGTTGCGGTAAATCTAGTCTGCTTAATATTTTAGCTGGCACACTTGTTAGCTCATCGGGAAAAGTGATGGTCGATACTGAAGAAATCACTGGTTTAAATGCTCACTTTGCTTATATGCCACAAGACGATTTACTTTTCAACTCTAAAACTGTGGTTCAAAATATCTCTTTGTATCAAAAAATTCATAAACTAGAGATTAATCACGATCAAAATGAACAGCTTTTAAAAGAGTTTGGTCTATATGACGTTAAAGATAGTTACCCCGATGAGCTATCTGGTGGTATGAAACAACGCGTGGCTTTTCTTCGAACTGTTTTGGTTGACCGAGATATTTTATTACTCGATGAGCCTTTTGGTGCTTTAGACATTTTCACCCGCCAAACTTTACAAGATTGGTTAAAAAAAATTGCTAAACAGCTAAATAAAACCATTATTTTAGTAACTCATGATATTGATGAAGCCTTATATCTTTCTGACCGTATTTTTGTTATGGGAAATACACCAAGTTCTATCCTCTCAGAAGTGGATTTAACTGATCAAAATCAGACAAGAGAATGGCTCATCCAACAAGGTGAGTTGAAAGAGTCAATCTATAAAAAAATCAAACACACAAGTGAGGCATAAATTATGATTGACGCCCATTGTCATTTAGATGAGAATCAGACATTAATCGATTTACTAAAAGAGCATCACATTTCTGCCACTATTAATTGTCAATCCATTGAAGAGTGGCAAAGAAACAAGTTATTAACTCAAAACTCCCCCTTCCTAACCTTAAGTGCTGGTATTCACCCTTGGGATAGTGACAAAGTTTTATTTATGGATTTCTTACCTATTTTAAAGGAAACTCAAATTATTGGTGAAATCGGTATGGATAGGACTTGGACGAATGTACCATTAGATATCCAACAAGATGTTTTTACTCGGCAACTTGAATTGGCAAGTTCTTTAAAGAAGCCAGTCATTTTACATACGAAAGGACAAGAAGAGAAAATCGCCAAGATTATCAAAGATTACCCAAATACTTATCTTGTTCACTGGTATTCTTGCGATAGTTTTTTTAAATACTATCTCAAACTAGACTGCTATTTTACTATTGGTCCATCATTAAAGTATGATACAATCAGTCAAAAGATTGCTAAAGAGATACCCTTAAATCGCATCCTCTTTGAATCAGATGGTTTAGAGGCTTTAGCTTGGGCACATAATCTTTCCTATGAAAAGATTGATTACTTAAAACTTCAAGAAGACTCTTTAAGATATTTAAGCGATTTGAAAAGTATTTCTTATGACAATCTTTTAAATTTACTACAAAATAACTATGACAATTGGTTACGTTAGGAGAAAATAAAATGACTGTTGTATTTGACTTAGATGGAACAACTATCTTCAAAGGTAAAAAAATGACGGCTGACATTGCTTCAGCTATCTTAAAACTTAGCAAGAATAGAAAAGTTATTTTTGCTTCTGCAAGACCCATTCGAGATATGCTACCAGTTTTACCAGAAGACTTTCATGAGTTCACGTTAATTGGTGGTAACGGTGCCTTTATTAAAGATCAAGGGGAAATTACGACGACTGCCTTTTCTGAAAAAGAGAAAAACCTTATTTTTAAGTTAATCGAGAGTAATAACTTAAATTATATGGTTGATAGTTCTTGGGACTATTCTTATCAAGGAGACACGAATCATCCACTCTATTTAGGAATTGATCCTCATAAACAAGCAGAAAACAAAGAATTAAACGCTCTAAATCCAGTTGTAAAAGCAGTTCTTTTTACAATGGACGCAGGTATCATTGCAACACTTAAAGATGAAAATATCACTGTTCATTACCACGGAAGAGAGCATTTAATTGACCTGTCTCCTGCTGACATTTCTAAATGGACAGCTTTTAACTCACTTAACCTGAAAGATAAATTAACTATGTTTGGTAATGATGCTAATGACATTCCAATGTTTAAACAAGCCAATCAATCATTTATTATTGGAGATATACTTGACGAGAGTATTACAGGAACACGTTTAAGTAAAGATGCCGTTGCCCAGACTATTCTTTCTTTATGCTAAATATAAAAAATGATGAAGATGACTAAAAATCACCTTCATCATTTTTTACTATTTCTATCGTTTACAAATAGATGATTTTTCATTTTGTAAGAAAGTACTACGAACTTTTAAAATGTGTCCAATTCGCTCTTCTGCCAAATGATTGGCTGCTTCAACTGTAGTGATATTTTGTTCTTTGGCAATTCTAAACACATGGCCCATTTGATCATAAACAGCTTTAATTTTTAATAAAGCACGCTCTTCATTGTAACCACTTAATTCATCAGCTACATTGATTACGCCACCACTATTCACAATAAAATCTGGTGCATAAAGAATATTATGATCTTCTAGCATTTTATTATGTTTCAACCCTTCTGCTAGTTGATTATTTGCAGAACCACAAACTGCTTTTACTTTTAATTTAGGAATCGTCTCATCATTTAAAATAGCTCCTAAAGCACATGGCGCAAAAATATCCGCTTCCACTTCATAGATATCATTGATGCCCACACTGACTGCACCAAAGTTATCAACTGCACGTTTCACTGCGTCTTGGTTAATATCAGTAACAATCAACTGTCCACCTTCCTCATGAATTAAACGACATAATTCATAAGCAACATTTCCAACGCCTTGAACAGAGATTTTTTTATCTTTTAAAGAATCCGAACCAAATACTTCTTTTGCTGTGCGTTTCATTGAATAATAGATACCCAGTGCTGTTTTAGGACTTGGATTACCAGATGCCCCCACACGAGCCGTACTCCCTGTCACATAATCAGTCTCTAAATACATCGCATTCATGTCTTGCTCTGTTGTACCCACATCCTCAGCAATAATATAACGGCCATTTAAGCTTTCTACATAGCGGCCCATAGCACGAAATAGTGCTTCACTTTTATCTTTTTTTGGATCCCCAATGATAACAGACTTTCCGCCACCAATG
Coding sequences within it:
- a CDS encoding HAD-IIB family hydrolase, with amino-acid sequence MTVVFDLDGTTIFKGKKMTADIASAILKLSKNRKVIFASARPIRDMLPVLPEDFHEFTLIGGNGAFIKDQGEITTTAFSEKEKNLIFKLIESNNLNYMVDSSWDYSYQGDTNHPLYLGIDPHKQAENKELNALNPVVKAVLFTMDAGIIATLKDENITVHYHGREHLIDLSPADISKWTAFNSLNLKDKLTMFGNDANDIPMFKQANQSFIIGDILDESITGTRLSKDAVAQTILSLC
- a CDS encoding ABC transporter ATP-binding protein, with translation MNQIICENLGLIYKNQWVFKELNFTINKNEFISIVGPSGCGKSSLLNILAGTLVSSSGKVMVDTEEITGLNAHFAYMPQDDLLFNSKTVVQNISLYQKIHKLEINHDQNEQLLKEFGLYDVKDSYPDELSGGMKQRVAFLRTVLVDRDILLLDEPFGALDIFTRQTLQDWLKKIAKQLNKTIILVTHDIDEALYLSDRIFVMGNTPSSILSEVDLTDQNQTREWLIQQGELKESIYKKIKHTSEA
- a CDS encoding TatD family hydrolase, with product MIDAHCHLDENQTLIDLLKEHHISATINCQSIEEWQRNKLLTQNSPFLTLSAGIHPWDSDKVLFMDFLPILKETQIIGEIGMDRTWTNVPLDIQQDVFTRQLELASSLKKPVILHTKGQEEKIAKIIKDYPNTYLVHWYSCDSFFKYYLKLDCYFTIGPSLKYDTISQKIAKEIPLNRILFESDGLEALAWAHNLSYEKIDYLKLQEDSLRYLSDLKSISYDNLLNLLQNNYDNWLR
- a CDS encoding Glu/Leu/Phe/Val dehydrogenase, producing the protein MNLFEEMELYDYEQVVFCQDKESGLKGIIAIHDTTLGPALGGCRMWPYETEEEALRDVLRLSKGMTYKNAAAGLNIGGGKSVIIGDPKKDKSEALFRAMGRYVESLNGRYIIAEDVGTTEQDMNAMYLETDYVTGSTARVGASGNPSPKTALGIYYSMKRTAKEVFGSDSLKDKKISVQGVGNVAYELCRLIHEEGGQLIVTDINQDAVKRAVDNFGAVSVGINDIYEVEADIFAPCALGAILNDETIPKLKVKAVCGSANNQLAEGLKHNKMLEDHNILYAPDFIVNSGGVINVADELSGYNEERALLKIKAVYDQMGHVFRIAKEQNITTVEAANHLAEERIGHILKVRSTFLQNEKSSICKR